The DNA window AAACTGGCGTTTAGAACAGCTTCCCGCAGAGATCGAGATCACTGCATGATTCTCAAATGGCACCGTGTAGTGCTATCATTAGCCGCAAATCAGCCCTAGGGCTTAAAAACTAACCAAAGCAAAATTGGACTAAACCCATTTATTGCCAGATGCACATGAATACAAACGACTATACACCAAGCGAAGCTGCGACAATTCCAGAGCTCGCTCTCAATGTAATAACTCGTGAAGAGCACAACATTTCGCGTAAGCAGATCAGTGACAATGCGCTGAAGGTACTGTACCGCCTAAATAATGCTGGTTTCGATGCATTTCTTGTCGGTGGCGGGGTTCGAGACTTACTGCTTGGACAGAAACCAAAAGACTTTGATATTGCGACTAACGCAACACCGGAACAAATCAAGCAGCTGTTCAGAAACTGCCGCCTGATTGGCCGCCGCTTCCGTCTGGCTCACATTATGTTTGGCCGGGACATTATTGAAGTCGCGACTTTCCGTGGCCACCATCAAGAGCAGAAAAATAAGAACGTCTCTCAGCAGTCTAAAGAAGGTATGTTACTGCGCGACAACGTATACGGTACGGTTGATGAAGATGCAGAGCGCCGCGATTTCACTATCAACTCGATGTATTACAACATCGCAGACTACTCAATACACGACTATGCCCGTGGTATTGAAGACCTGGAAGATCGCCTGATTCGCCTGATTGGTGACCCTGAAACCCGTTACCGTGAAGATCCGGTGCGCATGCTGCGCGCTATCCGTTTCGCGGTCAAACTTGATTTTGATATCGAAGAAGACACCGCAGCACCTATCGAAGAGATGTCAACACTGCTGCGTGATATACCATCTGCTCGTCTGTTCGAAGAGTCACTCAAGCTACTGCAATCAGGTCAGGGGCTGGAAACCTACCATCTGCTGCGTGAGTACAACCTGTTCCAGCAGCTTTTCCCAACGATTGCAGAGCATTTCACTGAAGATTACTCATCTCCGACTGAACAGATGCTGGATCTGGTTCTCGACTCCACTGATATGCGAATCGAAGAAGGTAAGCGTATCAATCCGGCATTTATGTTTGCGGCTATGCTGTGGTACCCGCTTTGTGCTGTAGCAGAAAGACTGATGGAACAACGTCATCTTGCTTATTACGATGCCATTATGGAAGCGAGTAATATCATCCTTGATGATCAGGTTCGCACTATAGCTATACCACGACGTCACACCGCGACTATTCGTGAGATTTGGCAGCTGCAACTGCGCCTGCCGCGACGCAATGGTAAGCGCGCATTCCGTCT is part of the Vibrio sp. B1FLJ16 genome and encodes:
- the pcnB gene encoding polynucleotide adenylyltransferase PcnB, producing the protein MHMNTNDYTPSEAATIPELALNVITREEHNISRKQISDNALKVLYRLNNAGFDAFLVGGGVRDLLLGQKPKDFDIATNATPEQIKQLFRNCRLIGRRFRLAHIMFGRDIIEVATFRGHHQEQKNKNVSQQSKEGMLLRDNVYGTVDEDAERRDFTINSMYYNIADYSIHDYARGIEDLEDRLIRLIGDPETRYREDPVRMLRAIRFAVKLDFDIEEDTAAPIEEMSTLLRDIPSARLFEESLKLLQSGQGLETYHLLREYNLFQQLFPTIAEHFTEDYSSPTEQMLDLVLDSTDMRIEEGKRINPAFMFAAMLWYPLCAVAERLMEQRHLAYYDAIMEASNIILDDQVRTIAIPRRHTATIREIWQLQLRLPRRNGKRAFRLMELNKFRAGFDFLEMRGEVEGGETEKLAKWWETFQNAGREMRQAMAADLDDQAPKGQRRRKTYRKKKSKPKS